The following proteins come from a genomic window of Nostoc sp. TCL26-01:
- a CDS encoding cystathionine gamma-synthase, translated as MEFETKAIHEGQQSDPQTGAVIVPIYLTSTYEQAAIGQHKGYEYSRTGNPTRHALEVALAAIENAKFGLAFASGLAATTTVLSLLKSGDHIVAGDDLYGGTYRLLERVVKNWGVTTTYVDIDDIANFETAIQPNTKLIWVETPTNPLLKIIDIAALANIAHQQNIILVVDNTFASPYFQKPLELGADIVVHSTTKYLGGHSDIIGGAAVTSHQQIYTELKFYQNAIGAVPSPFDSWLVLRGIKTLAVRMKEHEKNALLLAKFLEQHPKVDRIYYPGLPSHEQHELAKSQMSGFGGMISLELKGGFAEVEKFASHLKLFLLAESLGGVESLLCYPAQMTHGSLPETERYKRGINDNLIRLSVGIENVLDLQADLENALG; from the coding sequence ATGGAATTTGAAACCAAAGCAATTCACGAAGGACAACAATCAGACCCACAGACTGGTGCTGTAATTGTTCCGATTTATTTAACTTCTACATACGAGCAAGCAGCAATAGGTCAGCACAAAGGATATGAATATTCTCGGACTGGAAATCCCACTCGTCATGCTTTAGAAGTAGCTCTAGCTGCTATTGAAAATGCTAAATTTGGTTTGGCATTTGCTTCTGGGTTAGCTGCTACTACCACAGTTTTGAGCTTGCTAAAAAGTGGTGATCATATTGTTGCTGGTGATGATTTATATGGTGGTACTTATCGCTTGCTAGAACGGGTCGTGAAAAATTGGGGTGTGACAACTACCTATGTAGATATTGATGATATTGCTAATTTTGAAACGGCTATTCAACCCAATACTAAATTAATTTGGGTGGAAACTCCTACCAATCCATTATTAAAAATAATTGATATTGCGGCGTTAGCAAATATTGCTCACCAACAGAATATTATTTTAGTAGTTGATAACACTTTTGCCAGCCCTTATTTTCAAAAACCACTAGAGTTAGGCGCTGATATTGTAGTTCATAGTACCACCAAATATCTGGGAGGACACAGCGATATCATTGGTGGCGCAGCTGTCACATCTCACCAGCAAATATACACCGAGTTGAAATTTTATCAAAATGCGATTGGAGCAGTTCCTAGTCCCTTTGATAGTTGGTTAGTGCTGCGCGGGATTAAAACTTTAGCTGTCAGAATGAAAGAACATGAAAAAAATGCTTTGTTGTTAGCTAAATTTTTAGAACAACATCCCAAAGTTGATCGCATTTATTATCCAGGATTACCTAGCCACGAACAACATGAATTAGCAAAATCACAAATGTCCGGTTTTGGCGGAATGATTAGTTTGGAATTAAAAGGTGGTTTTGCCGAGGTGGAAAAATTTGCTTCTCACCTCAAGCTATTTCTATTAGCAGAAAGTTTAGGAGGTGTAGAGTCATTACTTTGTTATCCTGCTCAAATGACTCATGGTTCTTTACCAGAAACAGAAAGATATAAGCGGGGAATTAATGATAATTTAATCCGTCTTTCTGTTGGAATCGAAAATGTATTAGACCTGCAAGCTGATTTAGAAAATGCTCTAGGTTGA
- a CDS encoding sulfurtransferase, producing MMKTRKFSWAKFKKHKLFALGLAICACLLIIPMLHLPAWGTTSKTKIQFVSPNWVAENAKDQNLRILDVRNLPLDYIDGHLPGAVNIADIAFRGPREGLPVQYWDNQKLGQIFANSGVANNSRVLVYSDGRDVLGATMVAYLLERSGVQDIAVLDGGYKGYEGASQTVTKEFPKYKISRFTVRDNPTVRVSLSEVRKLIGQKGVTFIDPRPADLFQGKENLWVRNGHIPGARNIPWPTFTDAQNPHKLKSLDDIKKILADKKITPADDIIVSCSTGREATLQYVVLKHLLGYPKVRIYEGAWTEYSTQLDLPVATGPEKVS from the coding sequence ATGATGAAGACACGGAAATTTTCCTGGGCAAAGTTTAAAAAACACAAACTGTTTGCTTTAGGATTAGCAATTTGTGCTTGTCTATTAATCATTCCTATGCTGCATTTGCCAGCTTGGGGAACGACATCTAAAACGAAGATTCAATTTGTTTCACCTAATTGGGTAGCAGAAAATGCCAAAGATCAAAATCTCAGGATTTTGGATGTCCGAAATTTACCGTTAGACTACATAGATGGACACCTACCTGGAGCGGTGAATATTGCTGATATCGCCTTTCGTGGCCCTAGAGAAGGTCTACCAGTACAATATTGGGACAATCAAAAATTAGGGCAAATATTTGCCAATTCAGGAGTTGCAAATAATAGCCGTGTCCTTGTCTACTCCGATGGCAGAGATGTCTTAGGGGCAACGATGGTAGCTTATTTGCTAGAACGTTCTGGAGTGCAAGACATAGCTGTACTGGATGGTGGCTACAAAGGGTACGAAGGAGCATCCCAAACAGTAACTAAGGAATTTCCCAAGTATAAGATAAGTAGGTTTACAGTTAGGGATAATCCGACTGTGCGTGTCTCATTAAGTGAAGTAAGAAAACTGATTGGTCAAAAAGGTGTAACATTCATCGACCCTAGACCAGCAGATTTATTCCAAGGTAAGGAAAATCTTTGGGTACGGAATGGACATATTCCTGGTGCGCGAAATATCCCTTGGCCTACTTTTACAGATGCTCAAAATCCTCACAAGCTCAAATCTTTGGATGACATCAAGAAAATCCTAGCTGACAAGAAAATTACTCCAGCTGATGACATCATTGTTAGTTGCAGTACAGGACGAGAAGCTACTCTACAATACGTAGTGTTAAAGCATTTGTTGGGCTATCCCAAAGTTCGTATTTACGAAGGTGCTTGGACTGAGTACAGCACTCAATTAGACCTACCTGTTGCTACTGGCCCAGAAAAGGTGAGCTAA
- a CDS encoding O-acetylhomoserine aminocarboxypropyltransferase/cysteine synthase family protein: MSEKYRFETLQVHAGQEPATGTNARAVPIYQTTSYVFDDAEHGARLFALQEFGNIYTRIMNPTTDVFEKRIAALEGGVAALATSSGQAAQFLALSTIAQAGDNIVSTSFLYGGTYNQFKVSLPRLGINVKFIAGDEVENFRQAIDDRTKALYVETIGNPQFNIPDFAALAHVAHEHGIPLIVDNTFGAGGYLARPIEHGADIVVESATKWIGGHGTSIGGVIVDSGKFDWGSGKFPVFTEPSPGYHGLNFQEVFGVGSPFGNIAFIIRARVEGLRDFGPSLSPFNAFLLLQGLETLSLRVDRHVSNALELAQWLEQQTQVAWVNYPGLPHHPYHERAKKYLRHGFGGVLNFGVKGGLEAGKAFINHVKLASHLANVGDAKTLVIHPASTTHQQLSETEQLAAGVTPDLVRVSVGIEHIEDIKEDFEQAFQYISQ, encoded by the coding sequence ATGTCTGAAAAATATCGCTTTGAAACCTTGCAAGTCCATGCGGGACAAGAGCCAGCAACAGGAACTAATGCTCGTGCTGTACCGATTTATCAAACAACATCATACGTGTTTGATGATGCAGAACATGGAGCGCGATTGTTTGCTCTGCAAGAGTTTGGCAACATTTACACACGGATCATGAATCCGACAACGGATGTGTTTGAAAAGCGAATTGCTGCGCTGGAAGGGGGTGTGGCAGCATTAGCCACTTCTAGTGGTCAGGCTGCACAGTTCTTAGCTCTAAGTACGATCGCCCAAGCGGGAGATAATATTGTTTCTACCAGTTTTTTATATGGTGGCACTTATAACCAATTCAAGGTTTCCCTACCACGATTAGGGATAAATGTCAAATTTATTGCAGGAGACGAAGTAGAAAATTTCCGTCAGGCGATCGACGATCGCACAAAAGCATTATATGTAGAAACCATTGGCAATCCCCAATTCAACATTCCCGACTTTGCAGCTTTAGCGCACGTTGCTCACGAACATGGCATTCCCCTAATTGTTGATAATACCTTTGGGGCTGGTGGGTATTTGGCTCGACCAATTGAACATGGTGCAGATATTGTAGTTGAGTCTGCAACTAAATGGATTGGTGGTCACGGCACTTCTATTGGGGGCGTAATTGTCGATTCTGGTAAATTTGACTGGGGTAGTGGCAAATTTCCCGTCTTTACTGAACCATCCCCCGGTTATCATGGGCTGAATTTTCAAGAAGTATTTGGTGTAGGTAGTCCTTTTGGAAATATTGCCTTCATTATCCGCGCCAGAGTAGAAGGATTGAGGGATTTCGGCCCTTCATTGAGTCCCTTTAACGCCTTTTTGTTATTGCAAGGATTAGAGACTCTTTCTCTGCGTGTAGACCGCCATGTGAGCAATGCTTTAGAATTAGCCCAATGGCTAGAACAGCAAACACAAGTAGCATGGGTAAATTATCCAGGACTACCCCATCACCCTTATCATGAGCGAGCCAAAAAATATCTCAGACACGGATTTGGCGGAGTCTTAAATTTTGGTGTCAAAGGTGGACTAGAAGCAGGTAAAGCTTTCATTAATCATGTTAAATTAGCTAGTCACCTAGCAAACGTTGGTGATGCAAAAACCCTTGTCATACATCCTGCATCCACCACCCATCAACAGCTAAGTGA